The Sedimentisphaera salicampi genome includes a region encoding these proteins:
- a CDS encoding THUMP domain-containing class I SAM-dependent RNA methyltransferase, which produces MNLKNKHRIMITFARELSPWVKLELEQLGYKVLEERKSGVEIEGNIEDAMLLNLKLRCAYCVMMLLSEFECDDESKFYKEVRKIWWERIIPPEEYLSVNSRADDKVVNNTMFVNQLAKDAIVDRIKTKTGRRPDSGPEKGGVVVNIYWYNGKCYVYLNTTGRKLSDRGYRKIPYKAPVQESLAAAVLYASGYDGSQELILPMCGSGTFAIEAALIAQGRAPGLLRSNYSFMHFNKFDSELWQQMRKEERKNAEKKNKPNIKASDIDPEAVKAAEKNAKTAGADQLIDFSVCDFAKKTPESDGAIILMNPEYGMRMGEKSKLESVYKRIGDYLKQSCPGCTGCIFTGNLELAKKIGLRTSRRIVFYNADVECRLLKYELFSGSMHEREKAKLNAGQEEK; this is translated from the coding sequence ATGAACTTAAAAAACAAACACAGAATAATGATTACCTTTGCCAGAGAGCTTTCTCCTTGGGTTAAGCTGGAGCTGGAGCAGCTCGGCTATAAAGTCCTTGAAGAGAGGAAAAGCGGGGTTGAGATAGAAGGCAATATTGAAGACGCTATGCTGCTGAACCTCAAGCTTCGCTGCGCATACTGCGTTATGATGCTCTTGAGTGAATTTGAATGCGATGATGAGAGCAAATTCTACAAGGAAGTACGGAAGATATGGTGGGAAAGGATTATACCTCCAGAGGAGTATCTTTCTGTAAACAGCAGGGCGGATGATAAGGTAGTAAACAATACGATGTTCGTCAACCAGCTTGCAAAGGATGCAATAGTTGACCGAATTAAAACAAAAACCGGCAGAAGACCTGATTCAGGCCCCGAAAAGGGCGGTGTGGTGGTGAATATTTACTGGTACAACGGGAAATGCTATGTTTATCTCAACACCACAGGAAGAAAACTCTCCGACAGAGGCTACAGAAAAATACCATATAAGGCCCCTGTGCAGGAATCTCTTGCTGCCGCAGTGCTTTATGCTTCCGGATACGACGGTTCCCAAGAATTGATTCTACCAATGTGCGGCAGCGGCACATTCGCAATAGAAGCTGCCTTAATCGCTCAGGGCAGAGCCCCAGGGCTGCTTAGAAGCAACTACTCTTTTATGCATTTCAATAAATTTGACAGCGAGCTTTGGCAGCAAATGAGAAAAGAAGAACGAAAAAATGCAGAGAAGAAGAACAAGCCAAATATAAAGGCGAGCGATATAGACCCTGAAGCCGTTAAAGCCGCAGAAAAAAATGCCAAAACCGCAGGTGCAGATCAGCTAATAGATTTCAGTGTATGCGATTTTGCTAAAAAAACACCGGAATCTGATGGTGCAATTATTCTTATGAATCCAGAATATGGCATGAGAATGGGCGAAAAAAGCAAATTAGAATCTGTATATAAAAGAATTGGTGATTATCTTAAACAATCTTGTCCGGGCTGTACTGGCTGCATATTTACCGGCAATCTTGAACTTGCCAAAAAAATTGGCTTGAGAACTTCGCGCAGGATAGTATTTTATAATGCAGATGTTGAATGCAGACTGCTCAAATACGAGCTCTTTTCCGGTTCTATGCATGAAAGAGAAAAAGCTAAGCTAAATGCAGGACAAGAAGAAAAATAA